CACCGGTGACACGGGCACCGGGGCCCTTCTCCACGGGGAGGGACTCGCCCGTCACCATGGACTCGTCCACCGCGCTCGCCCCCTCCAGCACCACGCCATCCACCGGCACCTTCTCGCCGGGGCGCACGCGCAGCGAGTCCCCCACCCGCACCTGCTCCAGCGAGACGTTCTCCTCCGCTCCATCCTCGCGAATGCGCCGGGCCACGGCCGGGGCGAGGCCGAGCAGCGCCCGCAGGGCGCCCGAGGTGGCCCGGCGAGCGCGCAGCTCCAGCACCTGCCCCAGCAACACCAACGTGACGATGACCGCCGCCGCCTCGTAGTAGACGGGCACCGCGCCCCCATGGCCGGTGAAGGCATGCGGGAGCAGTCCCGGCGCCAGCGTGGCGACGACGCTGAAGAGGTACGCCGCCCCCGTCCCCAGGGCGATGAGGGTGAACATGTTGAGGTGCCGGTTCTTCACCGAGGCCCAGCCCCGCTCGAAGAAGGGCCAGCCCGCCCAGAGCACCACCGGAGACGCCAGCACGAACTGCACCCAGGCCAGCACCCGCGGGTTCAGGACGCGCCCCAGCGGCTGGCCCGGAAGCATCTCGGACATGCCCAGGAGGAACAGCGGCACCGAGAGGACGAGGCCCACCCGGAACCGCCGCGTCATGCTCACGAGCTCGGGGTCCGGCGCCTCCTCGGGCAGCACCGTGCGCGGCTCCAGCGCCATGCCACACGTGGGGCACGCCCCCGGCGCGTCGCGCACGATCTCCGGGTGCATGGGGCACACCCACTCGGTGCGTGCCATCATCGTCACCGGCTGCTCGGGCTCCAGCGCCATGCCGCACAGGGGGCAGGCCCCGGGGTGATCCTGGCGGACCTCGGGATCCATCGGGCAGATCCACATCGTGCCCGGCGGCGCCTCCACCGGCTCCGGCGTGGCCTGGGGCACGAGGAACTTCTGGGGCTCGGCGGCGAAGCGCTCCCGGCACTTCGGATTGCAGAAGTGGTAGGTCGTCCCCTCGTGGACGTGGCTGCCTCCCCTGGCGGTCGCCGGATCGATCGTCATCCCACACACCGGATCCAGCACCTTGCCCTCCGCGATCGAGGAGGGAGCATGCTGGGGGTCCGCGTGGGAGTGCCGTGGGTGGGTGTGCTCGTGAGCCATGGGAAGAACGACTCCTTTCGCTCCGGCGGACGGAGCACCCGCCAGGGCCTTACAGTGGACACGCCCCACGCCGCGCAACGGCGCGGGAGGAGTCGTGGTGCTCCGCCCGGCGAACGAGCAACCAGCGGCACCCCGCTGCCCTGCTGGAGTAATGGCACCGCGCGACCAGGGTCAAGGCATTCCCCTGAACCCGGTCAGAGGTCGAGTTCGCGCAGCCCCGGGTGATTCACCGGGCGTGGGCCCAGGGGCCAGAGGAACTTGCGCTCCGAGGCAGAGATGGGCACGTCGTTGATGCTCGCCTCGCGCCGGCGCATGAGGCCGTTCTCGTCGAACTCCCATTGCTCGTTCCCATGGGAGCGAAACCAGTTGCCCGCGGAGTCATGCCATTCGTACTGGAAGCGCACCGAGATGCGGTTCTCGTGAAACGCCCAAAGTTCCTTGATGAGACGGTATTCGAGTTCCTTCTCCCACTTGCGGGTCAGCAGACCGACGATCTCGGAACGTCCCTGGACGAACTCGGAGCGGTTGCGCCAACGGCTGTCCTGCGTATAG
Above is a window of Cystobacter fuscus DNA encoding:
- a CDS encoding DUF1348 family protein, which encodes MSELRPPLPPFTYETAVEKVRKAEDAWNSRDPQRVALAYTQDSRWRNRSEFVQGRSEIVGLLTRKWEKELEYRLIKELWAFHENRISVRFQYEWHDSAGNWFRSHGNEQWEFDENGLMRRREASINDVPISASERKFLWPLGPRPVNHPGLRELDL